One region of Primulina tabacum isolate GXHZ01 chromosome 17, ASM2559414v2, whole genome shotgun sequence genomic DNA includes:
- the LOC142531783 gene encoding uncharacterized protein LOC142531783, producing MTTNHNCCDKQNVKKGLWSPEEDEKLMNFINKYGHGCWSTMPRYAGLQRCGKSCRLRWINYLRPDLKRGTFTPQEAALVIECHKLVGNKWSHISHFLPGRTDNEIKNFWNSGLKKKIVAHQKHVQALKTAAAAAADFAQNKKLYYVNPNPQINHQMFNMNPIIQPAPVTYTQCFDPNMSLPVQVYVPAPFEDQAPVPVQASPFPDLPAAWPVPDNNPQISTQSNQNLTLHYQYDDDFISQFDYQNPPFLNDGNFLNPNRDSSPTPAVVSFLPELDKTGSKELGVPLSSAAQDQVLGQPLIAENQGMHAYRSHEMKVPPHHIDFIEFGVPLSSTAHEQVVEQPLITENQEMHVFGILEMMVPAHHIDFIESRMASFMASTPSSTSSPPSSNYQQPEYHFMAPSPSSDAFHMDPGAATASSSWEFSEFV from the exons ATGACGACGAATCATAACTGCTGCGACAAACAGAACGTGAAAAAGGGGCTGTGGTCGCCTGAGGAAGATGAAAAGCTCATGAACTTCATCAATAAATACGGCCATGGCTGCTGGAGTACCATGCCAAGATATGCAG GGCTGCAAAGATGCGGGAAGAGTTGCAGGCTGAGATGGATAAATTACCTGAGGCCCGATCTAAAGAGAGGGACTTTCACTCCACAAGAAGCAGCTCTTGTGATTGAATGTCACAAGCTTGTGGGAAACAA GTGGTCTCATATATCTCATTTTCTCCCCGGGAGAACAGACAATGAAATCAAGAACTTTTGGAACTCGGGCTTGAAAAAAAAGATCGTGGCCCATCAGAAACATGTCCAAGCTCTGAagaccgccgccgccgccgccgccgacTTTGCTCAAAATAAAAAACTGTACTATGTGAATCCAAATCCCCAGATCAATCATCAGATGTTCAATATGAATCCGATAATCCAACCAGCTCCGGTCACCTATACCCAATGTTTCGACCCCAATATGTCGCTGCCTGTCCAAGTTTATGTCCCTGCCCCATTCGAGGATCAAGCTCCGGTTCCGGTTCAAGCTTCTCCTTTTCCAGATCTGCCTGCTGCATGGCCTGTACCAGACAATAATCCTCAAATTTCAACTCAAAGCAATCAGAACTTAACCCTTCATTATCAATATGATGACGACTTCATATCTCAATTTGATTATCAAAACCCACCATTTCTTAATGATGGTAACTTTTTAAACCCTAATCGAGATTCATCACCAACACCCGCTGTCGTTTCTTTTCTTCCAGAACTCGACAAAACAGGAAGCAAAGAATTAGGTGTGCCCCTTTCATCTGCTGCCCAGGACCAAGTTTTAGGACAACCATTGATTGCTGAAAATCAAGGGATGCATGCCTACAGAAGCCATGAAATGAAGGTGCCTCCGCATCATATCGATTTCATTGAATTTGGTGTGCCCCTTTCATCTACTGCTCATGAACAGGTTGTGGAGCAACCATTAATTACTGAAAATCAAGAGATGCATGTCTTTGGAATCCTTGAAATGATGGTGCCTGCGCATCATATCGACTTCATTGAATCTCGTATGGCTTCGTTTATGGCATCAACTCCATCCTCCACATCGTCGCCCCCCTCCTCCAACTATCAGCAGCCGGAATATCATTTCATGGCTCCATCGCCAAGCAGCGACGCTTTCCACATGGACCCTGGTGCTGCAACCGCTTCAAGCTCGTGGGAATTCTCTGAGTTCGTGTAG